The following nucleotide sequence is from Saccharothrix texasensis.
CGTAGCGGTTCGGCACCGTCTGTAGGTGGTGTTCGTTGATGATGAGCAGTCGGTCGGTGACTTCGCGTCGGACGGTGCCGACGAACCGCTCGGCGTGGGCCTGCTCTTCAGCTACGGAGTGTGACAGAGCGGAAAGGTGATCTGAAGCGCGGATGGCCTACGGCAGTCATCCGAGGACTGCGGTGTTGTCGCTGGATTCTACGACGGTGCGACGGCAGTGCTGGCGCGGACGGTCAACCGGGGCTCCAGGAGGTGAGTCCGCCGCGCACCGGACAACGCGATGTCCACCGCTGTCTGTCCGAGGGTTTCGGGGAGGACTCCGACCGAGGTGATGGCCACTGGTGCGCGGGTGGCCGTTTCGTCGGAGCACAGGGCCATCACCGACACGTCCTGCGGTACGCGGAGATGACGCTGATCCAGCTCGGAGAGCACCTCGCCGATCAGCAGCTCGTCTGCGACGACCAGTGCGCTGGGGTGGGTTTCCACCGGATTGACGCCTGGCTGCCAGACCTGTGTCCGCACGGTGCAGCCCAGGGCACGGGCGGCGCTGGCGAAGCCCCAGAAGAAGTCCTCGAGCGGATCTCGGTGCAGGAAAGCAACGGTGCAGTGTCCGAGATCGGCCAGGTAGGTGGCGCATTGCGTGCCCGCGGCGGCGCGGTCGACGTCGACCCGGGAGTCTTCGACCGCGCTGTCCGGTGTGCCGACCCGCACCACGGGCATTGACGAGTGGCAGGGTGCGGTGGCCGGCGAGACGATGATCAGCGAGTCGACTTCTTGGGCGCTTGTCGCATCGGCGGTCGCGCTCAG
It contains:
- a CDS encoding LacI family DNA-binding transcriptional regulator — encoded protein: MTTLADVARHAGVSLSTVSYALSGKRSISTDTRQRIEDSVRVLGYEPRRLTRNKTLALLLPGQADVGPMWLGSFLVAASTRARRDDVDLLLSATADATSAQEVDSLIIVSPATAPCHSSMPVVRVGTPDSAVEDSRVDVDRAAAGTQCATYLADLGHCTVAFLHRDPLEDFFWGFASAARALGCTVRTQVWQPGVNPVETHPSALVVADELLIGEVLSELDQRHLRVPQDVSVMALCSDETATRAPVAITSVGVLPETLGQTAVDIALSGARRTHLLEPRLTVRASTAVAPS